GTAACAACAGTATAAAACGcagtaattaaaaatgacaataatCATATTGAGAGCATAACTGTTACACTTATGACATCATTAGGTCTTAGCAGTAAATAGCCATATACTATTCATTATTAACGTTGATTTAGAGGGAGGATACGCATAATTTTGTCACTGGTATGTTGAAGAGTCTAGGCTTGATCTGGAATAGGAGATATGATATGATTAGATGGTTCATACAAAGAGGATTATGTTGGAGCCAAAGGCGCAGGATATCTAGGCAGTTATCGGTCAGGTTTTGTTAGTATGTTCTTGCTTACTGTAACGcacgaatgatttttttttcatttttatcgtaattcaTACGAAATTCTACTGTTGTTTACATTCATTAGGATCATCGCCCTGTTGTTTCCCACCTGAAGGCGCATTGGTTGGAGAAgattcttcatcttcttcttctgtagttacaacatcatcatcatcatcttcctcttcttcatcttcataatcttcatcatcttctaaTCCTTCGcctaaaaataacgaaaataaattatatatatgtatattagttatataaaatatattaatatataatttgaatggTCAACTAAATTACCTGTATAGTAAAGTACAGCTCTAGGAACTATACGTTCTCTAATATAATGTCCAATTTCAAAATCACTTGTAACCAAAGCTTGAGTTTCATCATCTAACTCTGCTTCTGCATCATCTGGCactaaaatattcgataattaaaaaaattatataatatcattagcATATCAACAACAAATGTTTACTTACCAACTGGTGGActaaagaaattgaaaaatgaatcATTTTGAACAGTTTTTGTTACAGTACGCATAGAACCTCGAGATTTATgcttttgattcttttttattgttttgacTGTtacattctttccttttttccaatCTATTACACAACCCTAAAAATGGTAAACATACATTAGtcttaatatacaaaaatatattaatttctacaataaaatatatttgatattctttttatatttaatccaACTACATTCCTCCTCCccttataaattaattgataatattacatttaatgtaataattatgttaCCTTGCTTTTGTATATTTCAGGTCCTTCAAAACTGAATGGATCATTTTTTTCTGGTACACATCtcataatatattctttagtAAGAACAGAATTAGTGAAGTATTCGTTTGGTTCAAAATAGAATTCGAGAACAAAACcctaaaaaattataaaaaatttttaatgttattaataacatgCTATAttggtataatataaaatacatatgatATAAACATTGTTACTTATATTACTTACCATTGGATTagattttagaaattttactttaatgTCATATAAATGTGTCAAAATTGGTTCATCATGTTCTTGAACCATGTCAGCCAACATtccaacatttttaaatatcgttagCCAAAATGCAGGTATTCCTttaatatcttcattttcaactctaacataaaataatttcaataaattcccatata
This window of the Vespula vulgaris chromosome 1, iyVesVulg1.1, whole genome shotgun sequence genome carries:
- the LOC127071643 gene encoding nucleosome assembly protein 1-like 1-B isoform X3; translated protein: MTTDPERAGDTTDTESVEDEDERNTSELDSQIFSRPDGLDALQDLVCAPGIEQMQSLPAPIKRRIKALKQLQLVTTNIEAKFYEEVHALECAYYNMCAPLYEKRSLIVSGSYEPTDEQCVWESDEDEEALANELKLKSNLEDSQEKKEEVENEDIKGIPAFWLTIFKNVGMLADMVQEHDEPILTHLYDIKVKFLKSNPMGFVLEFYFEPNEYFTNSVLTKEYIMRCVPEKNDPFSFEGPEIYKSKGCVIDWKKGKNVTVKTIKKNQKHKSRGSMRTVTKTVQNDSFFNFFSPPVVPDDAEAELDDETQALVTSDFEIGHYIRERIVPRAVLYYTGEGLEDDEDYEDEEEEDDDDDVVTTEEEDEESSPTNAPSDQA
- the LOC127071643 gene encoding nucleosome assembly protein 1-like 1-B isoform X2; translation: MTTDPERAGDTTDTESVEDEDERNTSELDSQIFSRPDGLDALQDLVCAPGIEQMQSLPAPIKRRIKALKQLQLVTTNIEAKFYEEVHALECAYYNMCAPLYEKRSLIVSGSYEPTDEQCVWESDEDEEALANELKLKSNLEDSQEKKEEVENEDIKGIPAFWLTIFKNVGMLADMVQEHDEPILTHLYDIKVKFLKSNPMGFVLEFYFEPNEYFTNSVLTKEYIMRCVPEKNDPFSFEGPEIYKSKGCVIDWKKGKNVTVKTIKKNQKHKSRGSMRTVTKTVQNDSFFNFFSPPVVPDDAEAELDDETQALVTSDFEIGHYIRERIVPRAVLYYTGEGLEDDEDYEDEEEEDDDDDVVTTEEEDEESSPTNAPSGGKQQGDDPNEYQA
- the LOC127071643 gene encoding nucleosome assembly protein 1-like 1-B isoform X4, with translation MQSLPAPIKRRIKALKQLQLVTTNIEAKFYEEVHALECAYYNMCAPLYEKRSLIVSGSYEPTDEQCVWESDEDEEALANELKLKSNLEDSQEKKEEVENEDIKGIPAFWLTIFKNVGMLADMVQEHDEPILTHLYDIKVKFLKSNPMGFVLEFYFEPNEYFTNSVLTKEYIMRCVPEKNDPFSFEGPEIYKSKGCVIDWKKGKNVTVKTIKKNQKHKSRGSMRTVTKTVQNDSFFNFFSPPVVPDDAEAELDDETQALVTSDFEIGHYIRERIVPRAVLYYTGEGLEDDEDYEDEEEEDDDDDVVTTEEEDEESSPTNAPSGGKQQGDDPNECKQQ
- the LOC127071643 gene encoding nucleosome assembly protein 1-like 1-B isoform X1, translating into MTTDPERAGDTTDTESVEDEDERNTSELDSQIFSRPDGLDALQDLVCAPGIEQMQSLPAPIKRRIKALKQLQLVTTNIEAKFYEEVHALECAYYNMCAPLYEKRSLIVSGSYEPTDEQCVWESDEDEEALANELKLKSNLEDSQEKKEEVENEDIKGIPAFWLTIFKNVGMLADMVQEHDEPILTHLYDIKVKFLKSNPMGFVLEFYFEPNEYFTNSVLTKEYIMRCVPEKNDPFSFEGPEIYKSKGCVIDWKKGKNVTVKTIKKNQKHKSRGSMRTVTKTVQNDSFFNFFSPPVVPDDAEAELDDETQALVTSDFEIGHYIRERIVPRAVLYYTGEGLEDDEDYEDEEEEDDDDDVVTTEEEDEESSPTNAPSGGKQQGDDPNECKQQ